A part of Miscanthus floridulus cultivar M001 chromosome 6, ASM1932011v1, whole genome shotgun sequence genomic DNA contains:
- the LOC136456098 gene encoding LOW QUALITY PROTEIN: vacuolar cation/proton exchanger 1a-like (The sequence of the model RefSeq protein was modified relative to this genomic sequence to represent the inferred CDS: deleted 1 base in 1 codon) has translation MDRLPDSTQGSTMRKYASEAGLLRAARQGPHGRSLTARTAHNMSASALRKKSDASLVRKVPFAPLRPVLANLQEVFLGTKLAVLFPAVPLAIAAQCANFGQVWVFALSLLGLVPLSERVSFLTEQIAIYTGPTVGGLLNATCGNATELIVALFALMEGKIEVVKCSLLGSVLSNLLLVLGTSLFCGGVVNLGSDQLYDRTQADVSTGLLILGVLCQSLPLMLRYAVSAGEHSVAADTTGLDLSRACSIVMLLAYVAYLFFQLKTHAQLFEPQDDDGEAEEDEQAVIGFASGLFWLAFKTVLIAILSEYVVGTIEPTSKSWGLSVSFISIILLPIVGNAAEHAGAIIFALKNKLDITLGVALGSATQISMFVVPLSVIVAWIAGIQMDLDFKLLETGSLFVSVIVTAFTLQDGSSHYLKGILLLLCYIVIGACFFVTRQPASHANNNGAGLSLPTGTSSAQVA, from the exons ATGGATCGGCTGCCTGACTCCACCCAGGGCAGCACGATGCGCAAGTACGCGTCGGAAGCCGGCTTGCTGCGCGCGGCGCGGCAGGGCCCCCACGGGCGGTCGCTGACGGCGCGCACGGCGCACAACATGTCCGCGTCGGCGCTGCGCAAGAAGTCGGACGCGTCGCTGGTGCGCAAGGTGCCCTTCGCGCCGCTCCGCCCCGTGCTCGCCAACCTGCAGGAGGTCTTCCTCGGCACCAAGCTCGCCGTGCTCTTCCCCGCCGTGCCGCTCGCCATCGCCGCCCAGTGCGCCAACTTCGGCCAg GTGTGGGTGTTTGCGCTCAGCTTACTCGGCCTCGTTCCTCTCTCCGAGCGTGTCAGCTTCCTCACCGA GCAGATCGCAATATACACCGGTCCCACTG TGGGCGGCCTC TTGAACGCGACGTGCGGCAACGCCACTGAACTCATCGTCGCGCTCTTCGCGCTCATGGAGGGCAAGATCGAGGTGGTCAAGTGCTCCCTCCTCGGCTCCGTCCTCTCCAACCTGCTGCTCGTGCTCGGCACCTCCCTCTTCTGCGGCGGCGTCGTCAACCTCGGCTCCGACCAGCTATACGACAGG ACACAAGCGGACGTCAGCACGGGGCTTCTCATCCTCGGCGTGCTGTGCCAGTCGCTGCCGCTCATGCTGCGCTACGCGGTGAGCGCCGGCGAGCACTCGGTGGCAGCGGACACCACGGGGCTCGACCTCTCCCGCGCCTGCAGCATCGTCATGCTGCTCGCCTACGTCGCCTACCTCTTTTTCCAGCTCAAGACGCACGCCCAGCTGTTCGAGCCgcaggacgacgacggcgaggcagaGGAGGACGAACAGGCGGTCATCGGGTTCGCCAGCGGCCTCTTCTGGCTCGCGTTCAAGACCGTGCTCATCGCCATCCTGTCCGAGTATGTTGTCGGCACGATTGAG CCTACCTCCAAATCCTGGGGTTTGTCCGTCAGCTTCATCAGCATCATCCTGCTACCAATCGTCGGGAACGCCGCGGAGCATGCCGGGGCCATCATTTTTGCTCTCAAGAACAAGCTG GACATCACCCTCGGAGTAGCTTTGGGGTCGGCAACCCAGATCTCCATGTTTGTG GTGCCGCTGAGTGTCATTGTAGCTTGGATCGCGGGTATTCAAATGGATCTCGACTTCAAGCTGCTAGAGACCGGCTCTCTCTTCGTCTCAGTAATAGTGACAGCATTTACTCTCCAG GATGGATCGTCACATTATCTCAAGGGGATCCTTCTGCTGCTGTGCTACATTGTGATCGGTGCATGCTTTTTTGTTACGAGGCAACCTGCAA GTCATGCAAACAACAATGGTGCTGGGCTGTCGCTGCCAACTGGTACTTCGAGTGCACAAGTTGCATGA